The Phycisphaerales bacterium genome segment CCTCGAACATGGGCATCCGTAAACCCCTTGGGTGAGGCCGCCGATCAAGCAAGTGCGTAAAGAAATAGGGTTGCCCTCCACCCCGCCTGCTTTACGCTGGTACGGCCTTTGGATTCTTACCCCGGGAGCCCGCGCGTGAGGAAGACGTTTGTGAAGGTGTTGGCGGCGGCGGGCGTGTGCGCTGGGGTGCAGGCCCTGGGCCAGACGGCGGGGCAGACCCCGCTGTTCCCGGATCAGGTGCTGGTGGTGTACGACAGCCGGGTGGCGGACAGCCGCGCGGTGGCGGAGTTCTACGCGGGGTCAAAGAAGGTGCCGGGGGGCGTGGGCGGGGTGCTGCCGGCGCGCCCGGGCGTGCGGGTGTTTGACCTTGCGACCAGCGGGGCGCCGGTGACCACGGCCGACTATTGCTCGTACAACGACTTCCGCACGCGGGTCCGCGACCCGATCCGGGCCCACCTGACGGCCAACCGGCTGCAGCGGGTGGTGCGGTGCCTGGTGATGACCAGAGGCCTGCCGCACCGGATGGACGACAGCGACGCGCTGGTGGTGGGGGACAACCCGGGCGCGTTCGTCAACGAGTACAACGCGTTCGACGTGACCAGCGCGAGCATCGACAGCCAGCTGACGCTGCTGTGGCAGGACCTCAACACCGGCGAGAACGGCAATGCCAGCGACAGCAAGGACGACGGGCTGATCGTCAACCCGTACTGGAAACTCAACCTGCCGATCAACAGCTACACCAACGCGAACATCACCACGGCAAAGACGTTCACATCGACGAGCTTTGGGCCGGTGTGGGCAATCGGCGGTGCGGGGGCGACGCGGCTGTTCCCGGGTGACATGTACCTGGTGTGCAGGCTCGACGGGCACTCGCTCGCGGACGTGCAGGGGATGGTGAACCGCGGCAAGAACATCCTGTACAACGTGAACACCGATGTCGTGCTGCTGGATGAGGCGAACTCCAACGGCGTTACGGACACGGCGGCGAACGACGAGCTGGACAACTCGGGGGCGCTGGGCGGGATCCGATCCGGTGATGACTATGAGCGGACGCGCGACTACCTGCTGAACACCGACCGGCGGTTCGCGGCCGCGAACGTGCGGTACAACGCGGCGGGGGGCGCGGCCAACTTCTTCATCGGGCCGCGGGTGGGGCCCAACGGCGGGATCCTGGTGACCAGCCCGGTGGCGCTGCTGGCGACGTACGGCAGCAACCACGCGGGGACGTTCCCGACCAACTCGGGCGGCGCCTCGGTAGCGACGAGCTTCGCGGATTCCTTCAACTACACCAACGGGGCGATCTTCAACACCATCGAGAGCTACAACGGGCGGAAGTTCGGCGGACTGACCGAGGGGTCGATCGTGCAGGAGCAGGCGTCGGACTTCATCGCGGCGGGGGGGACGCTGGCGATCGGGCACGTGTGGGAGCCGCTGGCGGACACGATCGCGGACAACGAGTACCTGGCGAGCAACTTCCTGCTGGGCAACCTGCACTGGGCGGAGGCGGCGTGGACCAGCGTGCCGTGCCTGTCGTGGATGCACGTGGCCATTGGCGATCCGCTGGCGCGGGCGTGGCGGAGCAGCGAGGACGTGGACGCGAGCGGTCGGGTGGGCGTGGGCGATGCGTACGCGTGGCAGGTGACGCCGTCGGACGTGGACCGCTCGGGCGCGGCGGATAGCGCGGACCGGGTGCTGCTGCACGCGACGCTGCGGTTCTATGAGCGGGGGGACCTGGTGAACCGCAGGCCCTGAACAGGGCGGTGGTCAGTGCACGCCGCGGAGGACGCGTGCAGCGATCGTGAGCGGGCGGGTATCCTGCGGGCCTGATGTCGCAAGGCGTCCTTGAACAAGTGGTCGAGCGAGCGCCGGCGCCGGTGGAGGTGGTGCCGAGCGGTGGCGTGCGCGTCAGGGACGAGCGGATCCCGGAGCTGGACGCGCTGCGCGGGATCGCGGCGCTGGCGGTAGCGGTGTACCACTACACGGCGCGGTACGACGAGCTGTACAGGCACACGCCGGGGCTGCTGGGGGGGTGGGAGCACACGCACGAGGTGATGTCGTACGGGCGGTACGGCGTGCAGCTGTTCTTCATCATCTCGGGGTTCGTGATCCTGATGAGCGTGAGCCGCGCGAAGAGCGCGGGGCAGTTCGCGGTGCAGCGTGCAGCGCGGCTGTACCCGGCGTTCTGGGTGGCGTGCGCCGCGACGTGGCTGATCGTGGAGTGGTGCGGGCTGAAGGGGCGGCAGGTGTCGGGGGCGGTGCTGGGGCTGAACCTGACGATGGCGCCGATGTGGTTCAAGCCGGTGGCGCCGTGGGTGTGGTACGTGGACGGGGCGTACTGGAGCCTGAAGGAAGAGCTGCTGTTCTATGTGGTGATGGGGGTGGTGCTGCTGGTGGGGCTGCGGAAGCATGCGCTGTGGGTGGTGGGGGGGTTGGCGGGGCTGCACTTGTGCGGCCTGTGGGTCAGCGCCGACACGGCTGCGTCCTGGGCGCAGGCGGTAGGGTTCAAGAGTGCGTCGCAGCTCTACGACAGCGTGAACCTGCGGTGGTTCTGCCTATTCGCCATCGGGATGGTGCTGTACGAGACCCTCAAAGGAGCGTGGAAGGTGCGCCACTGGGTGGTGCTGGCGGTGGCGATGATGGACGTGTTGCTGCCGCTGAACAAGGCCAAGGGGTATGGGCAGCTGGTGTCGGACTGGCCGTGGATGTTCGAGGACCGGCCGGGGCCGAGCGGGTGGGAGCACTTCTTCGTGGTCGTCACCGCGGCAGCACTGGTGTGGGTGGCCGCGCGGATGCGCCCGGCGGTGCTGCGGTGGAGGCCGCTGGTGTGGCTGGGGGCGATCTCGTACAGCTTCTACCTGCTGCACCAGAACATCGGGTATGTGGTGATCAGAGAGTGTGAGGCTCGTGGGGTGGATGCGAATGTGGCGGTGGTGGTGGCGCTGTGTGTGGTGGCGGGGTTGGCGAGTGGGCTAACGTTTGGGGTGGAGCGGCCGGTGTATTCGTTAGTGAAGGGGTGGATGAAGGGGCGGGCGGGCGCGGGGGGTGGGGTTGGCGCGCGGTGATGTGTGAGTTCTCCTTCGCCCCTTCGGGGCGAGTGAGTTCCGCGCGGGCATCCACCAGTTGCGCTCGCCGCGAAGCGCGGCATCGCTCCACTGGTGGCAACACTCTGGCGCCCCGTTGGGGCGGGGAGGCGGCCGGTGAAGCTCGGACTTCCTATGCCTTTCCTTCGCCGGTTCGGGGCGAGTGAGCTCTTTGCGCAACGGTCCACCAGTTGCGCTCGCCGCGAAGCGCGGCTTCGCTCCACTGGTGGCAACACTCTGTCGCCCCGTTGGGACGGGGGAAAGCACCGAGATGAGGACATCTCGGTGGCACTTCACGCCTGCGCGGCGGTGTGGGCGGCTTTCTGGGCTTCGAGCTGCATGGCCTTGTGGCCTTCGACCTGAAGGCGGAGGAGGTCGGCGTAGCGGCCGCCGAGGGCGGTGAGCTCGTCGTGGGTGCCAAGCTCGATGAGCTTGCCAGCCTCGAGCACGGCGATGCGGTCCGCGCTGCGGACGGTGCTCAGGCGGTGGGCGATGACGAAGCTGGTGCGGCCCTGCATGAGCGTCGTCAGGGAGCGCTGGATGAGGGCCTCGCTCTCGCTGTCGAGGTTGCTGGTGGCCTCGTCGAGGATAAGGATGAGCGGGTCGGCGAGGAGGGCGCGGGCGATGGCGATGCGCTGCTTCTGGCCGCCGGAGAGGCGCACGCCGCGCTCGCCGATGAGTGTGTTGTACCCCTTGTCGAGCTCGCGGATGAAGCCGTCGGCGTTGGCCATCTTCGCGGCGTCGGTGATCTCCTGCTCGCTGACGTCGCGCCGGGCGTAGGCAATGTTCTGGGCGATGGTGCCGTCGAAGAGGAAGACGTCCTGCTCCACGATGCCCAGCAGCGAGCGGTAGGAGCGGACGTCGGTGTCGCGGAGGTCGGTGCCGTCAAAGAGCACGCTGCCGCTGGTGGGGTCGTAGAAGCGGGCGATGAGGTTGCACAGCGTGGTCTTGCCCGAGCCCGAGGGGCCGACGAGGGCGATGGTCTCGCCGGCGCGGACCTTGAGCGAGACGCCCTTGATGACGGGCTCGGGTTCGGCGCTTGTCTTGGCCTGGCCGTTGTCGACGGTCTGGGTGTTGGCCGCGAGGGCCTCCACGGCGGTCTTCTTGGCGGCGCGGGGGTAGGAGAACCAGACGTCGCGGAGCTCGATGTCGCCCTTGGCGGTGGCGCGGGAGACGAGCTTGCCGGTGCGCTGGCCGTGGAACTCGGGCTCTTCATGGAGGAGGTCGAGGACGCGGTCGAGGGCGGCGAGGTTGTTCTGGATGAGGGTGGCGGTGGCGGTGAGGGTCTCCATGGGTCCCAGCAGCATGAGCAGGTAGGTGGAGAACATCATCACGTCGCCAATGGTGAGCTTGCCCTTAAGCACCTGCGTGCCGCCGTAGATGAGCACGCCGGCGGAGGCCGCGGGGATGAGCACGGCCCAGATGGACTCAAGCAGTCGGCTCCACCACCAGATGTGGACCTCGAGCCGCGCGAGGTAGTGCTGAGCGGTGGTGAATCGGAGCGATTCGGCACGCTCGCGGTTGAAGCCGCGGACCACGCGCATGCCGCCGAAGGCCTCGGTGGTGGTGGAGTCGATGACCTGGCGGACCATCTTGGTGTCGCGGAACATCGGGCGGATGCGGCTGATCCAGGTGCGGTGGGTCACGAAGAGCAGGGGGATGAGGGCGAGGCCGCCGACGAGCATGCGCCAATCGACCCACGCGAGGATGACGAGCGTGCCCAGCAGCTGGATGATCGCCTTCCAAGGGTTGTAGATCATCTGGAAGAGCAGGTCGGCGACGGAGCCGGCGTCCTCGCGCAGGAGGCTCGACATGCCGCCCGACTTGTAGTGGTAGATGCGGTGGAGGGGCAGGGCGCCGGCGTGCACGAAGGCGCGGGTGCGGAGCTCGGTGGCGACGCGCTTGGTGACGCGGGTCATCTGCCAGCGGCCCAGGGTGCCGATGAGCACGGCCGCGAGGGAGAGGACGATCATCGCGCCCCCAAGCCAGTAGAGCAGGGTGGTGCGGGAGTCGGGCAGGCGGGGCTTGAGCCACTCGGGCAAACCGGTGGGGCCGGGCTGATCGGTGATGATGTAATCGATCGCGATCTTGGTCGCGGCCGGGATCAGCAGGCCGATGCCGGTGACGATGGTGAGCGTGGTGAGGGCGAGGGCGATGTACGCGCGGTGGCCCCTGCAGAGGGACCAGAACTGGGCAAAGAGGTGGAAGAAGGAGCGGGAGCGGGCCTTCTTCTTGGCCATCGCCTCTGCGGTTTCGTCGGGCTTGCCCTCGCGCCGCTTGGCCCGGTAGCTCTGGTAGCGGGCACGGCTGCTTTCACGGCGCGACAGCATGGGGCGATCCTACGCGGGGGCGGCCCAGGTGTGGCGGCGTCTCGGCCTGCGTGCGCGGCACTAGCATTGCGCATGGATCCACTGATCAGAGCGCTGCTGACGACCTGGGCCTCACACCGTGATTACGTGCAGAAGCTGGTGGCGGATGTTCCGGAGGCGGAGATGGTGTCGCAACCGGTGCCGGGCGTGGTGATGAACCACCCGGCGTGGACGCTGGGGCACCTGCTGCCGTACTGCTCGACGGTGGCGTCGATGGTGCGGGGCGAGGCGTTCCCCGATCCGGCGAACTCGCCGTTTGCGAAGGGGAGCTCGCCCAGCGCGGACGCTGGGGTGTACCCCAAGAAGGCGGAGCTGGTGGCGGCGTTCATCAGGGCGCACGACGACGCCGCGGCGGCGCTGGAGCGGGCGGACGTGTCGGTAATGTCGCGCCCGATCCCGCTGGAGCGGTGGAAGGCGCGGTTCCCGACGGTTGGCGACGCGGTGGTGTACCTGATGACGTCGCACGAGGCGACGCACCTGGGGCAGCTGAGCGCGTGGCGGCGGGCGGGGAAGCGGCCGTCGGTGTAAGGGGGGAACGAAAGGGCAAAGGGCAAAGTTGCAAATGGCAAATCAGAGCCGGGCCGCCGGCGTTCCCATTTGCCCTTTGGACATTTGCCCTTTGCTCATGTGTGCTCAGCTCGCCCGCTTGATGTCTTCGGCTCGCACGTGGTGCTCGGTGGCGAGGGCGCTCCACGTCGCGAGGATGATGATGACGACGCCGGTAATGACTGCGTTCCACATCAGGGTGAGATCGACCACACGCGACATCATCCACGGCGAGAGCATGATCCACAGGCCGAGCGCGGCGTTGACCCAGCTGGGCCAGGCGGGGCCGTAGCCGGCGGCTCGCGCCGCGGCGAGGGTGGCGACCAGCAGGCCGGTGATGGCGAGGTCCCACGGGAACGCGGTGGTGCCCTGTAGGAGGAAGGCGGAGGCGAAGAGCCACAGGCCCACAAGGGTGTCGAGGCCGCTGGTGATGCGGACGGGGTCGCGGGGGTGTCGCACGGCGAGGGGCATGGAGTGCTCCCTTCACCTTCAGCGTTCGCCCTCCAAAGCGCGTACGGGGTGAGTGTGGGCTGAACCGTGCGGTAAGCGAGGTGGAACCACGTCACCACCGAGATGAAGACATCTCGGTGGCACTAGGGCGCCGGGTGGACGGGCTTTTCGCCGATCAGGACGCGGTAGACGTCCTTGACCACCCAGCTCATATTGACGTGGGCGGTAGCCGTCGATGCCGCGAGGTGGGGCGAGAGGAAGGCGTTTGGCAGGCCCAGCAGCGGGTAATCGTTGCAGAAGGGCTCGGGGTCGTGGACGTCGATGAGGGCCTTGGCGGTGGGGGTGGCGCGGAGCCAGCTGGCCAGAGCGGGGGCGTCGACGACGAGGCCGCGGCTGGTATTGACGACGATGGCGGTCTTGCGCAGCTGGGCGAGCAGCGCGGCGTTCACGAAGTGTCGATTGGTGGGGCGGGAGTCGATGTGGATGCTGAGGATGTCGGTGCGGTAGAGGAGCTCGTCGAGAGGAACAGGGCGGGCGCCGTGCCGGCGCTGCTCGGGGACGTCGACGAGGTCGGTGTAGAGGACGTCCATCCCGAGGCCCTGGGCGACGCGGGCGACGCGTGAGCCGACGCGTCCCATGCCGAGGATGCCCATGGTGAGCTCGCTGAGCTGGTTGATGGCCTCCATCTCGCGCCGCAGGCGGTTCCAGCGCTGCTGGTCGATGGCTTCGCTCAGAAAGCGGCGGGGGCGGAGGCCGTCGAAGAGCATGGCGAAGACGTACTCGGCCACGGCCTGAGTGTTGGCGTCGGGCGTGTGGACGACCTCGATCCTGCGGCGGCGGCACTCGGCGACGTCGATGCGGTCGAGGCCAACGCCGGCGCGGCCGACCACCTTGAGGCGCGGGGCCTTGTCGAGGAACGCGGCGTCGACGCGGGTGTAGGTGCGGACGACGGCGGCGTCGGCGCGAGCCAGCAGGTCGTCGAAGCCGGGTTCAGAGAAGTGCTTGGCGACCAGCTCGCAGGACTCGCGCAGCCATGCGGCGGCCGCGGGGTCCAGGTCTTCGGTCTGGAGGACGAAGGGGCGGGTCACGGGGGGATCATTGGCGGGGGGTGGGGAGAAGGCGGGCTGGGGGTTAGGTTCGATCGTGGTGGAGGCATCCTTCGCCCCTTAGGGGCGATGTGAGTTGGCCGGCCCCTACCACCAGTTGCGCTCGAAGACTCGCTTCACTGGTGGCAACACTCTGGCGCCCCGTTGGGGCGATGAGGCAAGAAAAAGAGCCGGCCACGGTTGCTCGTGGCCGGCTCCGCTCAGGAGAAACAGATGCAAACTCGCCCCGGCCGGTGTCCCGATCCCGGGGCGGCTCTCGTTACTGGGTCAGTTCGAGCACGGCGTTCATGGAGCCGCTGGAGCGGTCCACGAGGGTGTCGCGTCCGTAGCCGAGGACCTGCTCGCGCTTGAACTCGGCGTGCTCCTTGTGGCTGGTCATGCAGACCGCACGCCCCTGGCGGTCCAGCTTGGAGGCGACCTCGACCGCCTTGGCGGCGGGGAGCTTGAAGAGGTCACGGAGCATGGAGGTGACGTAGTTGTACGAGTGGTCCTGGTCCTTCATGAGGACGACATTCCACTGCTGGAGCTGGTCAACCTTCTTGTCGAAGCTCTTCGCGGGGGGGACCGCGGGCTGGGTGCTGTCGGGTGACGGACGCTGCTCGTTGGTGTTGCTCATGTCGAGGGAATATTCGCGTGTCGCGCCCCGGAAGTGCATGGGGTCTTTTCGCTATTGGCCAGGTGAGGTCTTAATCTCTCGCGGAGCTCGCGGCGGCGCGGAAAAAAAGCAGGAACAGAAAGAAAACGGCCGACGCTGGTGCGCCGGCCGTTGTGGTTGTCTGTGCTGTAAGAGCTGCGTCAGTCCTTCTTCGGCTCGTCCTTCTCGGGCTTCTCGCCGGGCTTGGACTGGCCCTGCTGGTGGAAGCGTGCGAGGATTTCCTGCTCCTTCTCGGCGTCGGGGACGCCGGGGTGGAACTTGCGGCGGCCGCTCGCTTCGGGCAGGCCCTTCCACCACTCCAGCGTGTCGCGGCAGGTGTCCTCGATGGGGCGGAACTTGAGGCCGGCCTTGATCGCCTTGCTCACGTTGCGCTGGTGGAAGCCGACGTACTCATCGACCGGCGGGATCCAGATCGGGAAGTAGACGCCCTCCTGATCCTTGAGGAACTCGTGGGGCACCCACGTCAGTGTGCTCTTGTTTGAGGACGCCTTCTGGCAGGCCTCGAGCACGCGCCCCCACTTGAGCTCACCGGCCGCGGGGCCGAGCGCGTCGTAGGCGCCCAGCGTCTTGTTCTCGGCGAGGTGCACGAGCCACTCGCCCAGATCGCGCACGTCCACGAGCTGGATGGGGTCATTGGGGGTGCCGGGGGCGAGGATCTCGCCGCCGCGCTCGGCGCGGGCGGGCCAGTAGGCGAAGCGGCCGGTGGGGTCGTCCGGGCCGACGATGTAACCGGGGCGGACGATGGTGGTCTTGCCCGGGCACGCGGCCTCGACCGCGCGCTCGCACAGCACCTTGAGCGGCCCGTAGTACTTCCCGCCGGGGCCCATGTTCTCGACCGTCGGGTCGCCGTCCATCTCCGCGAGCTTGGCGGTCTCGTCATCGCCGACGCCCCGCGAGGGGCCGTAGGCGGAGACGCTGGAGATGAAGATGTACTGCCCGACGTTGGGGGCGAGGAGGTCGGCGGAGGCCTTGACGTGGCGCGGGTAGTAGCCCGAGTCGTCGATGACGACGTCCCACTGTTTGCCCTCGAGCGACTTGACGCCCTCGTACTTCTTCTCCTCGCCGTTCACGGTGATGGGGTCGGAGGTCTTGCTGGGGTCGCGGTTGCCGAAGAGCTTCTCGACCTCGTCGTCCTTGAAGAGGCCCGGGCGAGTGCGGCCGCGGGTGAAGGTGGAGACCGAGTGGCCGTTCTTCTGGGCCGCGCGGATGATGGCGGGGCCGAGGAAACCGGTGCCGCCGAGGATGAGGATGCGCAGCTTCTTGCCGTTGCCGGCGGGCTTGGCCTCGCCCTTGGTCGCGGGCTGGCCCATCGCGGCGCCGGCGAGGGACAGGGTGAGGCCCGCGGCCATGGAGGTCTGGAGGAACTGACGGCGCGTTGTCATTGGGAGCGCTCCGGGAATCTTGGCAGGTCCGCCGGCGCGTGCGGGCGGAGGGGCACCACGGCCACCGGAGAGGATGATGCAGGATCGGCGGAAGCCCGTCAGGCGAAGGTGGCGGAATTCGCGGCGGGTCTACGCTTGACGCGTGAAGCCAAGCACACTGGTCGCGGCGGTGGTGGTGGGGGTCGTGGGTGTGGGGGCGGGGGCGCAAACGCAGCCGCCACCGGCACCTCCGGCCCCGGGTCCGGCGGCGCCGGGGACGCAGCCCGCACCGCAGCCGCTGCCGCCGCAGCTGAAGCTGGGGCAGCGGGTGAACGGCCTGCGGGCTCTAGCCAAGCACGGCAGCGCGGTGGTGATCGTGAGCGACGCCGCGTCGTACCTGGAGGCGATCAGCCGCTGGCGGCCCGACGCGCGGTACCCGGTGCTGATCGACGACGGCACGCCCGAGGCCCACGAGAACATCGCGAGGTTCGTGCGCGGGTATGGGCCGGCGAAGGTGGTGCGGTGGAAGGCGGAGGGTGCCGGCGAAGGCGGCGCGGCATGGCCCGAGGTGGCTGTTGAGGATGTGCAGAAGGTCGTGGCGCGCTCGTGGGGCATCCCCAAAGAGCACGCGTCGGAGCCGCTGCTGGTGCAGTTGTGGGACAAGCTCAAGTTCGAGCCGCCGGGCGTGGTGGTGATGAGCCCCAGGGACACGGCGTGGCCCGCGGCGGTCGCGCTGGCGGCGGCCCGCGGGCAGCTGGTCATCGGCGCGAGCGTGCCCGGCGGCGTGAGCGGGATGATCTCGACCGCCGACGCGGATGCACTGGAGAAGACCATCCAGGAGGGTGCCGAGGCGAGCGGTAAGGCGTGGCGGGGGATGGGCGACGCCATTGAGACGGTGACGCTGTGCCTCAACTGCCCCTCGAAGCTCGATACCGGCAAGCCCAACGAGTACTACGCGCTGACGGACCGCATCGGGCGGATCAGCACGGGGCTGGAGGACGGCACGCGCTGGGCGTGGACGGGGCAGGTGTTCGGCAACCAGCAGCAGAGCGCGTACATGGCGATGTGCTCGCTGTTCATCCCGACGCGCAAGGCGTGGCTGTTCGACGGGTACCCGACGGGCGAGCCGTGGAGCCAGTGGGACTGCACGAAGGCGGGGGGAATCCTGAAGGACGCGGGGGTCGCGGTGGAGGTGGACGACACGCCGCGCCAGGGGGCGCGGGAGTGGAAGCTGCGGAGTGCGCGGGCGCTGAGCGCGGAGCTGGTGCTGGTCAACAGCAAGGGCGGGAGTAACTTCTTCGATCTGGAGCCGGGGCAGTGCCGGCCGGGGCATATCCCCGTGCTGGACGTGCCGAGCGTGGTGCACTTCGTGCACTCGTGGTCGGCGCAGTTCCTGACGGCGCGGGGCACGGTGGCGGGGCGGTGGATCGAGCGGGGGGCGTTTGGCTACTACGGGTCGGTGAACGAGCCGTATTTGCAGGCGTTCCTGCCGACGCCGGCGGCGGCCGGGCGGCTGGTGGCGGGGGCGCCGTTTGCGCCGGCGGTGCGGACCGACGCGGCCAAGCTTTGGAAGCTCGCGGTGGTGGGCGACCCCTTGTACGTGCTGGGGCGGGAGCAGCCGCGGTTTGATGACCTGGGGCTGGAGGGCGCGGTGGACGTGAGCGAGGGGCTGCGCGAGCTGCTCACGGGCGGGAAGTTCACGGAGGCGCTGCGGGTGCTGACGCTCACGGGCAAGGACCAGAAGGCAGCGCAGCTGGCGCTCTCGCTGCTGAAGGACAGGCCAGAGGGGCTGGAACCGCGCGGCGTCGCGTACGCGGTGCAGGCGGCGCTGCGGAGCGGGAACAACGCGGGCGTGGTGAAGCTGTACGCGAACCTGGGAGAGCTGGCCAAAGACCCGGTGCTGCAGGACACACTGTGGCTCGCGGCGTACCCGCTGCTGGAGGCGCCCGAAGACGACGTGCTGAAGGTGCTGTACGACAACGTGCGGCTGGATCAGCCGGGCGCGGACGCGACGACGCTCGCCGCGGCGTGGTCGCGGAAGATCTCGCGGGCGAGCGCGGATGCGATGCTGGAGTCACTGCGGAAGCGGCTGAACGCAGAGCAGCAGAAGGACCTGGATGAGTGGATGAAGCGGCCGTTTCAGCAGTGGGGGAGGTAGTAGGGATGGACGTATATGAGCAGGTTGAGCGAGTGGGCTCTGTCGAGGACTTCCGTACGTTTGTTCGAGTGCTACGAGCAGACCTCACAACGAATCCTGAGCGATGGGGGCACACAACGCTTGAGGGGTACCTCGAGTGCTGCTGGCCGCGTCGTTATATGAGTGACCGCGTACTCGTCAGGAGCTCGCGCTCCGATCTCGTACGCGTGGGAGCGTCACGTAACGACAAACAAGAACTCGGTGTTGCGCAGGTGGCTGACGGTGCCGACCTTCTGGCCGCCGGGGTTGTAGATGCCGATCTGGGCGCCGACGTAGCGCTTGTAGTCGCGCTCATGCACGGTGACGTGGCCGCGGGTGGAGAGGATGGCCTCGGCCTGCTCGCGGGTGAGGTAGCCCTCGTTGCTGAAGGACACGACGAGGATGGGCGCGGCCACCGCTTCGATGAGGCGCGCGAAGGCGTCGGCGAACTGCGTGCGCGAGTTGAAGGGGCTGCGGCGGTCGCGGACGTCGGCGCGTTTGCAGGCGGTGCCGTAGACGGCGGGCTTGTCCCAGCGGACGAGGGTTTCCCAAATGTGGTAGTTGCCGAGGTAGCTGTGCTGGTTGTAGGGCGGGTCGATGTACGCGATGTCGGCGGGCGTGCGGGCGGCGTCGAGGGCGTCGAGGCTGAGGGCGCGGCACTTGGCGCCCTGTGGGCGCGGCAGCACGTTGGGGACGCGGAGTTCGAGAGGGTTGTGGGCGCGGGGTGCCCACGACTTGAGGTACGCCATCTGGACGCCGGTTGTGGAGTCCACGCGGTCCGCGGCCTCCATGAGCGAGACGAGCATCACGGCCTCGAGCTCGGGGTCGAGGGACTTGGCCGCGATCGCTTCGCGGATGGCGTCGATGCGTTCGCCGTTGTGCGGCTGGAAGAAGCGGGACTGCTGGCAGAAGGTGTGGGTGAAGTAGCCCGGCCGGCCGGGGAGCGTGTTGAACTCGCGGACGAGCAGCTGGGCATTCTCGAGCACGTCCTCCGCATCGGCCTGCACGTAGCAGGTGGCGAGGGCGTGGGCGTAGGCGTTGTGGTCGTTGGCGATCACACGGTGGCCACGGGCCTTGAGGGCGTGGCCGACGCGTGAGGTCCCGGAGAAGAGGTCGAGGACGGTGCCGCCCGGGGCGAGCTCGGCGATCACCTCTGTGATCAGCGGGAGGAGCGTGCGTTTGGAGCCGAGGTACTTGATCACGCTGGGGCAGTGTAGTTGAAAGGAGCCAGCAGCCCATGCGCGATCGGGCCTTCTTGGGCAGCGGTTAGCGGAAGAATCGCCCCGATGGGGCTCTGCAGACGCTCGCGAACACAACCCCGGGTTGCGCTCGAAGACTCGCTTCACCCGGGGCTACTACAAGCCACCCGCTACGCGGGTTCAGAGGTCGTGCCACTCAGCGCCGTGGGTTGCGGGGGGTGCCGGATTTGAGGGTGCGCGGGGGCTTGGGGGGGAAGGGGGTGCGCGGCGGTGGAGCGGATTCGGCCGCGCCGTTCGCGGCAGCGTGGGGCGTGGGCGCTTCGGGAGCAACTGGTTGCTCGGAAGCAGTTGGACTAGCGGGAGCAGCGGGAGCGGGCTGCGGCACCTCGGCAATCGCCGGCGCCTGGCTGTCGTTCATCGCGTCCGCCACGTTGATGCGGGCGAAAATGAGGCGGCCGGCGGAGGTCTGGAGGCTTGAGGTGACCGTCATCGTCACCGTGTGGCCGATGGCGTGGGCGCCGTCCTCGGCGACAACCATCGTGCCGTCGGCGAGGTAGCCGACGCCCTGCGTGGCCTGCTCGCCCTGGCGGACGAGTTTGATGGTGACTTGCTCGCCCGGGACGAGGGCGGACTTG includes the following:
- a CDS encoding NAD(P)-dependent oxidoreductase is translated as MTRPFVLQTEDLDPAAAAWLRESCELVAKHFSEPGFDDLLARADAAVVRTYTRVDAAFLDKAPRLKVVGRAGVGLDRIDVAECRRRRIEVVHTPDANTQAVAEYVFAMLFDGLRPRRFLSEAIDQQRWNRLRREMEAINQLSELTMGILGMGRVGSRVARVAQGLGMDVLYTDLVDVPEQRRHGARPVPLDELLYRTDILSIHIDSRPTNRHFVNAALLAQLRKTAIVVNTSRGLVVDAPALASWLRATPTAKALIDVHDPEPFCNDYPLLGLPNAFLSPHLAASTATAHVNMSWVVKDVYRVLIGEKPVHPAP
- a CDS encoding DinB family protein — its product is MDPLIRALLTTWASHRDYVQKLVADVPEAEMVSQPVPGVVMNHPAWTLGHLLPYCSTVASMVRGEAFPDPANSPFAKGSSPSADAGVYPKKAELVAAFIRAHDDAAAALERADVSVMSRPIPLERWKARFPTVGDAVVYLMTSHEATHLGQLSAWRRAGKRPSV
- a CDS encoding acyltransferase — its product is MSQGVLEQVVERAPAPVEVVPSGGVRVRDERIPELDALRGIAALAVAVYHYTARYDELYRHTPGLLGGWEHTHEVMSYGRYGVQLFFIISGFVILMSVSRAKSAGQFAVQRAARLYPAFWVACAATWLIVEWCGLKGRQVSGAVLGLNLTMAPMWFKPVAPWVWYVDGAYWSLKEELLFYVVMGVVLLVGLRKHALWVVGGLAGLHLCGLWVSADTAASWAQAVGFKSASQLYDSVNLRWFCLFAIGMVLYETLKGAWKVRHWVVLAVAMMDVLLPLNKAKGYGQLVSDWPWMFEDRPGPSGWEHFFVVVTAAALVWVAARMRPAVLRWRPLVWLGAISYSFYLLHQNIGYVVIRECEARGVDANVAVVVALCVVAGLASGLTFGVERPVYSLVKGWMKGRAGAGGGVGAR
- a CDS encoding ABC transporter ATP-binding protein, whose protein sequence is MLSRRESSRARYQSYRAKRREGKPDETAEAMAKKKARSRSFFHLFAQFWSLCRGHRAYIALALTTLTIVTGIGLLIPAATKIAIDYIITDQPGPTGLPEWLKPRLPDSRTTLLYWLGGAMIVLSLAAVLIGTLGRWQMTRVTKRVATELRTRAFVHAGALPLHRIYHYKSGGMSSLLREDAGSVADLLFQMIYNPWKAIIQLLGTLVILAWVDWRMLVGGLALIPLLFVTHRTWISRIRPMFRDTKMVRQVIDSTTTEAFGGMRVVRGFNRERAESLRFTTAQHYLARLEVHIWWWSRLLESIWAVLIPAASAGVLIYGGTQVLKGKLTIGDVMMFSTYLLMLLGPMETLTATATLIQNNLAALDRVLDLLHEEPEFHGQRTGKLVSRATAKGDIELRDVWFSYPRAAKKTAVEALAANTQTVDNGQAKTSAEPEPVIKGVSLKVRAGETIALVGPSGSGKTTLCNLIARFYDPTSGSVLFDGTDLRDTDVRSYRSLLGIVEQDVFLFDGTIAQNIAYARRDVSEQEITDAAKMANADGFIRELDKGYNTLIGERGVRLSGGQKQRIAIARALLADPLILILDEATSNLDSESEALIQRSLTTLMQGRTSFVIAHRLSTVRSADRIAVLEAGKLIELGTHDELTALGGRYADLLRLQVEGHKAMQLEAQKAAHTAAQA
- a CDS encoding ATP-dependent Clp protease adaptor ClpS is translated as MSNTNEQRPSPDSTQPAVPPAKSFDKKVDQLQQWNVVLMKDQDHSYNYVTSMLRDLFKLPAAKAVEVASKLDRQGRAVCMTSHKEHAEFKREQVLGYGRDTLVDRSSGSMNAVLELTQ
- a CDS encoding SPW repeat protein — its product is MPLAVRHPRDPVRITSGLDTLVGLWLFASAFLLQGTTAFPWDLAITGLLVATLAAARAAGYGPAWPSWVNAALGLWIMLSPWMMSRVVDLTLMWNAVITGVVIIILATWSALATEHHVRAEDIKRAS